One window of Canis lupus baileyi chromosome 21, mCanLup2.hap1, whole genome shotgun sequence genomic DNA carries:
- the LOC140613351 gene encoding olfactory receptor 4C11-like — MAMNSSVNEFILFGLTQDPRKQKAIFGVFLMFYLATLLGNFLIVVTIKRSRTLGSPMYFFLFYLSFADACFSTTTAPRLIVDAISQQKTISYNECMTQVFSAHFFGCMEIFVLILMALDRYVAICKPLRYTTIMNRHVCSVLVILGWVGSCIHSSAQIVLALRLPFCGPNVIDHYFCDLQPLLKLACMDTYVINLLVVTNSGAICMVSFIILLISYITILYSLRNYSAEGRRKALSTCTSHFIVVVLFFGPCIFIYTRPATTFPVDKVVAVFYTIGTPLLNPLIYTLRNAEVKIAMKMLWCSKV; from the coding sequence ATGGCGATGAACAGCAGTGTGAATGAATTCATTCTGTTTGGCTTGACACAGGatccaagaaaacagaaagcaataTTTGGGGTCTTCTTGATGTTTTACCTTGCCACACTGTTGGGAAACTTTCTCATTGTAGTGACTATTAAAAGAAGCAGGACCCTTGGGAgtcccatgtacttcttcctatTTTACCTGTCCTTTGCTGATGCCTGCTTCTCTACAACCACAGCTCCCAGGTTGATTGTAGATGCCATTTCTCAGCAGAAGACCATTTCCTACAACGAGTGCATGACTCAGGTGTTTTCAGCCCATTTCTTTGGATGCATGGAAATCTTCGTGCTGATACTGATGGCTTTGGATCGCTATGTAGCCATTTGTAAGCCCTTGCGATACACAACCATCATGAACAGGCATGTCTGCAGTGTGCTGGTGATTCTGGGTTGGGTGGGATCCTGTATCCACTCTTCGGCACAAATTGTCCTGGCTTTGAGATTGCCTTTCTGTGGTCCCAACGTGATTGATCACTATTTCTGTGACTTGCAGCCCTTGTTGAAACTTGCTTGCATGGACACTTATGTAATAAATTTGCTAGTTGTTACTAACAGTGGAGCCATATGCATGGTGAGTTTCATAATTCTGCTTATCTCCTATATTACCATCTTGTACTCTCTGAGAAACTACAGTGCAGAAGGAAGGCGAAAAGCCCTTTCGACCTGCACCTCCCATTTTATTGTGGTTGTCCTATTTTTTGGCccatgtatattcatatatacacgCCCAGCAACCACATTTCCAGTAGACAAGGTGGTGGCTGTGTTTTATACCATTGGGACACCCTTGCTCAACCCTCTGATCTACACACTGAGAAATGCGGAAGTGAAAATTGCCATGAAAATGTTATGGTGTAGCAAAGTATGA